A single Triticum dicoccoides isolate Atlit2015 ecotype Zavitan chromosome 2A, WEW_v2.0, whole genome shotgun sequence DNA region contains:
- the LOC119357899 gene encoding uncharacterized protein LOC119357899, whose protein sequence is MACRALALRTLLLPDPLHHLSLRAAASAPAAPFPCRRRRRNLRCCSSSSGGGPGEQGQPPQEAGLMEVEDDWVLFFDEIGWIHERRQWHDTVIFIGVLVEGLHNRPLYVATLHNSITEINLFPCCLLLKEVAKSKGRVALTTNMVIGGTVTDDSSDEWLVLDQKVNTYPTDRGFTAIGTGGEDFVHSMVDAVESVLQESIPKGQVSQKISSRGKYVSVKIGPIRVASSEQVQAVYRAMRRDNRMKYFL, encoded by the exons ATGGCGTGCCGAGCCCTCGCGCTCCGCACCCTGCTGCTCCCCGACCCCCTCCACCACCTCAGCCTCCGCGCCGCCGCGTCGGCCCCGGCGGCGCCGTTtccttgtcgccgccgccgccgcaacctccgctgctgctccagctccagtGGGGGCGGGCCCGGGGAGCAGGGACAGCCGCCGCAGGAGGCC GGGCTGATGGAAGTAGAGGACGATTGGGTGTTGTTCTTTGATGAAATTGGATGGATTCAT GAGAGGCGGCAGTGGCATGACACCGTCATATTCATCGGCGTCCTGGTTGAAGG TTTACATAATAGGCCACTGTATGTGGCTACATTGCATAATAGCATCACCGAGATCAATCTTTTCCCTTGCTGTTTGCTTCTCAAGG AGGTGGCAAAGTCTAAAGGAAGGGTCGCACTCACAACAAATATGGTCATAGGTGGCACTGTTACAGATGATTCAAGTGATGAATGGCTTGTTCTGGATCAGAAG GTGAATACATATCCCACAGACAGAGGATTTACAGCAATTGGTACTGGAGGTGAAGATTTTGTCCATTCTATGGTTGATGCTGTTGAATCGGTTCTTCAAGAATCGATTCCAAAG GGCCAAGTAAGTCAGAAAATATCTTCTAGGGGAAAATATGTTTCTGTAAAAATTGGGCCAATACGCGTGGCTTCAAGTGAGCAG GTCCAGGCTGTATATCGCGCCATGAGAAGAGATAACAGGATGAAATACTTCTTATGA
- the LOC119354961 gene encoding 2,3-dimethylmalate lyase-like, whose amino-acid sequence MAARAPYFAPEEGARGIRPGESPAAALRRILATPGAHQAPCCFDALGARLVERAGFPICFMGGFCVSAARLGLPDVGLISYGEMVDQGRLITEAVSVPVIGDGDNGYGNSMNIKRTVKGYINAGLAGIMLEDQVAPKACGHTEGRKVISREEAVMHIKAAIDARKESASDIVIVARTDSRQAVSLDEALWRVQAFADAGADVLFIDALASIKEMKAFCAVAPGVPKMANMLEGGGKTPILTPAELKEIGFSLVVYPLSLIGVAMRAMEDALLAIKGGGVPPPASLPSFQEIKDTLGFNRYYQEDKQYTVPQAEPSMPTGNP is encoded by the exons ATGGCAGCCCGCGCCCCTTACTTCGCCCCCGAGGAAGGCGCGCGGGGCATCCGCCCAGGGGAGTCACCTGCCGCGGCGCTCCGCCGGATCCTGGCGACGCCAGGCGCTCACCAGGCGCCCTGCTGCTTCGACGCGCTCGGCGCCCGCCTCGTCGAGCGCGCGGGGTTCCCGATCTGCTTCATGGGCG GTTTCTGTGTTTCTGCCGCACGACTTGGATTGCCAGATGTTGGATTAATCTCCTATGGAGAAATGGTTGATCAAGGGCGTCTAATCACTGAAGCAGTCTCAGTCCCCGTGATTGGTGATGGAGACAATGGTTACGGAAATTCTATGAACATCAAGAGAACTGTAAAAGGATATATTAATGCTGGGTTAGCTGGAATCATGCTTGAAGATCAG GTGGCACCAAAAGCATGTGGACACACTGAAGGAAGGAAAGTCATCTCGAGGGAGGAAGCGGTCATGCACATAAAAGCTGCTATAGACGCTAGAAAGGAGAGTGCCTCTGACATTGTTATTGTGGCGAGGACAGATTCCCGTCAAGCTGTTTCTCTTGATGAAGCATTATGGAGAGTTCAGGCCTTTGCTGATGCTGGAGCAGATGTTCTATTTATTGATGCCCTTGCTTCAATAAAAGAGATGAAGGCATTCTGTGCGGTTGCACCTGGAGTACCAAAGATG GCAAACATGTTAGAAGGTGGTGGTAAAACTCCCATATTGACCCCTGCTGAACTCAAGGAGATTGGTTTTAGCCTTGTAGTCTATCCGTTGTCCCTAATTGGGGTGGCAATGCGTGCAATGGAG GATGCTCTACTCGCCATAAAAGGTGGTGGCGTACCCCCACCTGCCAGCCTGCCATCTTTTCAGGAGATCAAGGATACTCTAGGGTTCAACCGCTATTACCAGGAAGATAAACAGTACACTGTCCCGCAAGCCGAGCCATCAATGCCAACTG GTAACCCGTAG